Proteins from a single region of Hyphomicrobiales bacterium:
- the choX gene encoding choline ABC transporter substrate-binding protein, producing MRTLLLIGLTAVSISAAPALASEPASCKTVRFADVGWTDITATTAATSTVLRALGYETDTKILSVPVTYASLKNKDIDVFLGNWMPTMEADLKPYLDDGSVESVRANLEGAKYTLAVPRYTYEAGLKSFADIAKFREQLGGNIYGIEPGNDGNRLILGMIEKDMFGLSGFEVVESSEQGMLAQVARAVKKKDHIVFLGWAPHPMNANFEMAYLEGGDDVFGPNYGGATVYTNVRAGLAKECPNLGKLLGNLVFSLEMENEIMGAILNDGADADKAAAAWLKKNPKAMMPWLAGVTTFDGQPAGKAIATALEIRGSY from the coding sequence ATGCGAACACTCCTTTTGATCGGTCTGACGGCCGTCTCGATTTCGGCGGCGCCGGCGTTGGCGAGCGAGCCCGCCAGCTGCAAGACGGTGCGCTTTGCCGATGTCGGCTGGACCGACATCACGGCGACGACGGCGGCAACCTCCACCGTGCTCCGGGCACTCGGCTACGAGACCGACACCAAGATCCTCTCCGTACCGGTCACCTACGCCTCACTGAAGAACAAGGACATCGACGTCTTCCTCGGCAACTGGATGCCGACCATGGAAGCCGACCTCAAGCCGTACCTCGACGACGGCTCCGTCGAGTCGGTGCGCGCCAACCTCGAGGGCGCCAAATACACGCTCGCCGTGCCGCGCTACACCTACGAGGCCGGCCTCAAGAGCTTTGCCGACATCGCCAAGTTCCGCGAGCAGCTCGGCGGCAACATCTACGGCATCGAGCCCGGCAACGACGGTAACCGCCTAATCCTCGGCATGATCGAAAAGGACATGTTCGGCCTTTCGGGCTTCGAGGTGGTCGAGAGCTCCGAACAGGGCATGCTCGCCCAGGTCGCGCGCGCCGTGAAGAAGAAGGACCACATCGTCTTCCTCGGCTGGGCCCCGCATCCGATGAACGCCAACTTCGAGATGGCCTATCTGGAGGGCGGTGACGACGTGTTCGGCCCCAACTACGGCGGCGCGACTGTCTACACCAACGTGCGCGCCGGTCTGGCGAAGGAATGCCCGAACCTCGGCAAGCTGCTGGGCAATCTCGTCTTCAGCCTCGAGATGGAGAACGAGATCATGGGCGCCATCCTCAATGACGGTGCCGACGCCGACAAGGCCGCCGCGGCCTGGTTGAAGAAGAACCCGAAGGCCATGATGCCCTGGCTCGCGGGCGTCACGACGTTCGACGGTCAGCCGGCCGGAAAGGCGATCGCGACCGCTCTGGAAATCCGGGGCAGCTACTGA
- the choW gene encoding choline ABC transporter permease subunit, which translates to MNWLTENKLPIGPWMKALVDWLTDNGAWFFDGLAAGLEAVIGAILWLLQLPHPLLAAAIVGVLAYLVQRSIGFAVFVVLGVLFIVNQGYWEETTETLALVFASCIVCMGLGVPIGIAAARRPWLYTVLRPILDLMQTIPTFVYLIPALILFGLGMVPGLIATVIFAIPAPIRLTYLGISSTPRQLLEAGDAFGATRWQRLVTIELPFAMPQIMAGLTQTIMLSLSMVVIAALVGADGLGVPTLRALNQVNVARGFEVGIAIVLVAIILDRFFRRDSGGRH; encoded by the coding sequence ATGAATTGGCTCACCGAGAACAAGCTGCCGATCGGCCCTTGGATGAAGGCGCTCGTCGATTGGCTGACCGACAACGGTGCCTGGTTCTTCGATGGCTTGGCTGCTGGCCTCGAGGCGGTCATCGGCGCCATCCTTTGGTTGTTGCAGTTGCCGCATCCCTTGCTGGCAGCCGCGATCGTCGGCGTCCTCGCCTATCTCGTGCAGCGCTCGATCGGCTTTGCCGTCTTCGTCGTCCTCGGCGTCTTGTTCATCGTCAACCAGGGATACTGGGAGGAGACGACCGAGACGCTGGCGCTGGTTTTCGCATCCTGCATCGTCTGCATGGGTTTGGGCGTGCCGATCGGCATCGCGGCGGCGCGCCGGCCGTGGCTCTACACGGTCCTGCGCCCGATCCTCGATCTCATGCAGACGATCCCGACGTTCGTCTATCTGATCCCCGCCCTGATCCTCTTCGGTCTCGGCATGGTGCCGGGGCTGATCGCCACCGTCATCTTCGCCATCCCGGCGCCGATCCGACTGACGTATCTCGGTATTTCCTCCACGCCGCGCCAACTCCTCGAGGCGGGTGACGCGTTCGGGGCAACGCGCTGGCAGCGGCTCGTCACCATCGAGCTGCCATTCGCCATGCCGCAGATCATGGCGGGCCTGACGCAGACCATCATGCTCTCCCTGTCGATGGTGGTGATTGCCGCGCTGGTCGGTGCCGACGGGCTCGGCGTGCCGACCCTCAGAGCGCTCAACCAGGTGAACGTCGCGCGTGGTTTCGAGGTCGGCATCGCGATCGTGCTCGTTGCCATCATTCTCGACCGTTTTTTCCGCCGCGACAGCGGCGGGCGCCACTGA